One Calypte anna isolate BGI_N300 unplaced genomic scaffold, bCalAnn1_v1.p scaffold_142_arrow_ctg1, whole genome shotgun sequence genomic region harbors:
- the LOC115600204 gene encoding olfactory receptor 10AG1-like encodes MLQRKGLENHTAGPGFILLGFSDHSSLQGLLFTVFLLIYLVVLTGNSLIALITVVDSSLHSPMYFFLRNLSFLEICYTSVTLPKMLVGFLMGDGRISFLGCAAQLFFLVFLGATECLLLAAMAYDRYTAICDPLRYSLIMNRGLCVTLLLGSGMVVVPVQVVQTYQVFTLPFCASHDLHHFFCDVPPLLELACADTFWNQVTMYTIVLVFVVLPFSLIVLSYTKIIRAVLKMPSVVGRHKAFSTCSSHLGVVTLFYGSATVFYFKRRSRDSVDTDKYLALFYTIVTPVFNPVIYSLRNKEVRIALKRLLWTK; translated from the coding sequence ATGCTCCAAAGAAAAGGCTTGGAGAATCACACTGCTGGACCTGGTTTCATTCTCCTGGGATTTTCTGACCACTCCAGTCTGCAGGGCCTGCTCTTCACAGTCTTCCTGCTCATCTACCTGGTGGTCCTCACAGGGAACAGCCTGATTGCACTCATCACAGTGGTAGACTCAAGCCTCCACAGCCCCATGTATTTCTTCCTGAGGAACTTGTCCTTCCTGGAGATCTGCTACACATCAGTCACTCTGCCAAAAATGCTGGTGGGTTTCCTGATGGGAGATGGCAGGATCTCCTTCCTTGGCTGTGCTGCCCAGCTCTTCTTCCTGGTTTTTCTGGGTGCTACCGAATGCCTTCTGCTGGCTGCCATGGCCTATGACCGCTACACAGCCATCTGTGACCCTCTGCGCTACAGCCTCATCATGAACAGGGGGCTCTGTGTCACACTGCTGCTGGGATCAGGGATGGTTGTGGTACCAGTGCAAGTAGTTCAGACCTACCAGGTGTTCACTTTGCCCTTCTGTGCATCCCACGACCTTCATCACTTCTTCTGTGATGTTCCTCCTCTGCTGGAACTGGCCTGTGCAGACACGTTCTGGAACCAAGTGACTATGTACACCATCGTTCTCGTTTTTGTagtccttcctttttctttgataGTTCTTTCTTACACTAAAATTATCAGGGCAGTTCTGAAAATGCCTTCAGTTGTTGGCAgacacaaagccttttccacctGCTCCTCACACCTTGGTGTGGTCACTCTCTTCTATGGCTCAGCCACAGTGTTCTACTTCAAGCGACGCTCAAGGGACTCTGTAGACACTGACAAATACCTTGCCCTGTTTTACACAATTGTGACCCCCGTGTTTAACCCTGTCATCTATAGCCTGAGGAACAAGGAGGTGAGAATTGCCTTGAAGAGACTCCTATGGACAAAGTGA